One Bacillus sp. 1780r2a1 DNA segment encodes these proteins:
- a CDS encoding glycosyltransferase family 2 protein has translation MKIAVLIPCYNEEVTIGKVIDDFKKELPEADIYVYDNNSKDKTSEIALAHGAIVKKELKQGKGNVVRSMFQDIDADCYVMVDGDDTYPAEFVHQLIEPIRNKEANMTIGDRLSNGTYFEENKRPFHNFGNNLVRSLINNLYKSNITDIMTGYRAYDKLFVKSIPVMSPGFEIETEMSLHALDKRFRLKEIPIDYRDRPEGSESKLNTFSDGYKVLKMIFTLFKEYKPLQFFSLWTLLFLVAGLAVGTPVIYEFFKTGFITKVPSSILATGLILLGVLSFVSGLILDTIASLNRKQYELELNKKIEQIRE, from the coding sequence AAAGAGTTACCCGAAGCTGATATTTACGTCTATGATAACAATTCAAAAGACAAAACGAGTGAAATTGCACTTGCTCACGGGGCTATTGTTAAGAAAGAATTAAAGCAAGGAAAAGGGAACGTGGTTCGATCGATGTTCCAAGATATAGATGCTGATTGTTATGTAATGGTTGATGGTGATGACACTTACCCAGCTGAGTTTGTTCATCAGCTCATTGAACCTATCAGAAACAAAGAAGCAAATATGACGATTGGTGACCGCCTTTCAAACGGTACGTATTTTGAAGAAAATAAACGTCCATTCCATAACTTTGGAAATAACCTAGTTCGCTCACTGATTAATAATCTATATAAAAGCAACATCACGGATATCATGACAGGTTACCGAGCTTACGACAAGCTGTTTGTGAAGTCTATTCCTGTTATGAGTCCTGGTTTTGAAATTGAGACAGAAATGAGCTTACATGCTCTGGACAAGCGCTTCCGCTTAAAAGAAATTCCAATCGATTATCGTGACCGTCCAGAAGGTAGTGAATCAAAGCTTAACACCTTCTCTGATGGATACAAAGTACTTAAAATGATTTTTACTCTATTCAAGGAGTACAAGCCGTTACAGTTCTTCTCACTTTGGACTCTACTATTCTTAGTAGCTGGATTAGCGGTAGGAACACCTGTTATTTATGAATTTTTCAAAACAGGCTTTATTACAAAGGTTCCTTCATCAATCCTAGCAACGGGCTTAATCCTGCTTGGTGTACTATCGTTTGTTTCTGGACTTATCCTAGATACAATTGCATCGTTAAACCGAAAGCAATATGAACTAGAATTAAATAAGAAGATTGAACAAATAAGGGAGTAA
- a CDS encoding DUF6020 family protein, whose translation MNKKPILYLIATAFPLIGIFIGAPDGISFPSVFMLLVLVGISSIFIYKNRAYASFTSIQWLLIVAVSFIIQFSLLSNLHMTASTIFSFILYILGRWVIALGFVIACVTTFKAHFNPDSSVSYSKKYKWIIGICILGMSAFYWLAFFPGGMTPDSLAQWEQAHTREFNDWHPIMITWLIMILTQIWDHPGMITIVQILVVSSIYVYTFHFLIKKQVPPIVLGILTLLVLLIPSFLIFSIIIWKDILYSAFLLFFTVNIARVYLSNGAFIQSKYGIFMLLLSSFGVAFFRHNGFPVFIITFLCLIVLFRKYWKRLVPLFLVIFILQKIITGPVFNWLDVKPSDPNEALSIPTQQIANIIVNDGEMSKAEREYFNNVLPIELWKEKYNPYKSDPIKFTWEYYDREFIFQDLGLYFKNYISIVMKNPYLAMEGFLKQTALVWQTTPFEDGYTDTYVTNVYYGNKFGLENTVVSPLITNTAKAYLEVFKSPSLFFLWKPAFYHCVILLFSLFFIARKGITSSIVLFPWLLNTLSVLAALPAQDFRYLLASVFVSFFFVGLAFVRKGEEERGQL comes from the coding sequence GTGAATAAAAAACCTATTCTTTATTTAATAGCGACTGCTTTTCCACTGATAGGTATTTTTATTGGAGCCCCTGACGGGATAAGTTTTCCCTCTGTTTTCATGTTGTTAGTATTAGTAGGCATAAGCTCTATTTTTATTTATAAAAATAGAGCTTATGCTTCATTTACATCAATACAATGGCTCCTAATCGTAGCAGTTAGCTTTATCATACAGTTTTCTTTATTAAGTAACTTGCATATGACAGCATCCACTATCTTCAGCTTTATTCTTTATATTCTTGGAAGATGGGTGATTGCACTGGGATTTGTAATTGCTTGTGTAACAACCTTTAAAGCACATTTTAATCCAGATTCGTCTGTCAGTTATTCAAAAAAATATAAATGGATTATCGGAATTTGTATTTTAGGTATGAGCGCCTTTTATTGGCTAGCCTTTTTCCCAGGTGGAATGACGCCTGATTCTCTGGCTCAGTGGGAACAAGCACACACTCGTGAATTTAATGACTGGCATCCGATTATGATTACTTGGTTAATTATGATACTAACTCAAATATGGGATCACCCTGGAATGATTACGATTGTTCAAATTCTAGTCGTGTCTAGTATTTATGTATACACGTTTCACTTTCTCATTAAAAAGCAAGTTCCACCTATTGTTTTAGGAATTCTAACATTACTTGTATTATTAATACCAAGCTTTTTAATCTTTTCCATTATTATCTGGAAAGACATTCTATACAGCGCGTTTTTGCTATTTTTCACGGTAAATATTGCAAGAGTGTATTTATCAAACGGAGCATTTATTCAGTCTAAATATGGAATCTTTATGCTGCTTTTATCATCATTCGGTGTAGCCTTTTTTAGACATAATGGATTTCCTGTTTTTATCATTACATTCTTATGTTTAATCGTATTGTTCAGAAAATACTGGAAGCGTTTGGTTCCTTTATTTTTAGTCATTTTTATTTTACAAAAAATTATCACAGGTCCTGTCTTTAACTGGTTAGATGTTAAACCTTCGGATCCCAACGAAGCGCTATCGATTCCGACGCAACAAATTGCTAATATTATTGTTAATGATGGGGAGATGTCTAAAGCTGAGCGTGAATACTTTAACAACGTTCTCCCAATTGAACTTTGGAAAGAAAAATACAATCCATATAAAAGTGATCCCATTAAATTCACGTGGGAATATTACGACCGGGAATTTATTTTTCAAGACCTTGGTTTATATTTCAAAAATTACATCAGTATTGTTATGAAGAATCCTTATCTAGCAATGGAAGGATTTCTAAAACAAACGGCATTAGTATGGCAAACAACACCCTTTGAAGATGGCTATACCGACACGTATGTAACAAACGTATATTACGGAAATAAATTTGGACTTGAAAATACCGTAGTTTCACCGTTGATTACAAACACAGCAAAAGCATATTTGGAAGTCTTTAAAAGTCCTTCTTTATTTTTCTTATGGAAGCCTGCTTTTTATCACTGCGTTATCTTACTGTTTTCTCTTTTCTTCATTGCAAGAAAAGGAATCACGTCTTCCATTGTTTTATTTCCATGGCTATTAAATACGCTATCAGTACTAGCAGCGTTACCTGCACAAGACTTTCGCTACTTACTAGCAAGCGTATTTGTCAGCTTCTTCTTTGTCGGATTAGCTTTTGTTAGAAAAGGTGAAGAAGAGAGGGGTCAACTTTGA